In Hyphomicrobiales bacterium, a single window of DNA contains:
- a CDS encoding HAD family phosphatase, with protein sequence MNVVFDLGMVLIEWDPRHLYRKVFDDPGKMEWFLAEVCHGAWNVEQDRGRAWEAAIADAISRHPAWEKEIRLFRECWMEMVPGAIDGSVQILEELHRNGTPLFAITNWNGETFRETRARFGFLSLFRDIVVSGDEGIIKPDPAIFAMLCDRNHLVASECLFIDDSVRNVHGAEAAGWQALHFTTPGKLRSDLGARGIL encoded by the coding sequence ATGAACGTTGTCTTCGATCTCGGCATGGTTCTCATCGAGTGGGATCCGCGCCATCTCTACCGCAAGGTCTTCGATGACCCCGGCAAGATGGAATGGTTTCTCGCCGAAGTCTGTCACGGCGCGTGGAATGTGGAGCAGGACCGGGGCCGCGCCTGGGAAGCAGCGATTGCTGACGCCATCAGCCGCCACCCTGCATGGGAAAAGGAAATCCGCCTGTTCCGTGAATGCTGGATGGAGATGGTGCCGGGCGCGATTGATGGCTCGGTGCAAATCCTGGAAGAGCTGCACCGCAACGGCACGCCCCTCTTCGCCATTACCAACTGGAATGGGGAAACCTTCCGGGAGACGCGTGCGCGATTTGGCTTCCTCTCCCTCTTCCGCGACATCGTGGTGTCCGGCGACGAAGGCATCATCAAGCCAGACCCCGCCATTTTTGCGATGCTGTGTGACCGCAATCACCTGGTCGCGTCCGAGTGCCTGTTCATCGATGACAGCGTGAGGAATGTTCATGGCGCGGAAGCCGCCGGCTGGCAGGCGCTGCATTTCACCACACCTGGGAAATTGCGCAGCGACCTCGGGGCACGCGGCATTCTCTAG
- a CDS encoding F0F1 ATP synthase subunit A, with protein MVANDPIHQFQIHDLTGSFNLGGYEISFTNSALFMGAIVAVITGFFWLASRKAELVPGRVQSVGEMWYGMIDNMVNNVLGHDGKKFFPLVFSLFSFVLVANMLGMFPYFFTVTSHVIVTASLALFVILLVVVVGIYKHGLGWFKLFVPSGVPLAILPFISLIEIISFLSRPISLGLRLFGNMLAGHIVLKVFAGFVVSLGTLGGLGILGAIAPLAMAVALTALEFLVAFLQAFVFAILTCVYLNDALHTHH; from the coding sequence ATCGTGGCCAACGATCCGATTCACCAGTTCCAGATCCACGACCTTACGGGGTCTTTCAATCTCGGCGGCTACGAGATCAGCTTCACCAACTCCGCCCTTTTCATGGGCGCGATCGTTGCGGTCATCACCGGCTTCTTCTGGCTCGCCTCGCGCAAGGCCGAACTCGTTCCCGGCCGTGTGCAGTCCGTCGGCGAGATGTGGTACGGCATGATCGACAACATGGTGAACAACGTGCTGGGGCACGACGGGAAGAAGTTCTTCCCGCTGGTCTTCTCCCTGTTCTCCTTCGTGCTCGTCGCCAACATGCTCGGCATGTTCCCCTATTTCTTCACGGTCACAAGCCATGTGATCGTCACCGCCTCGCTGGCGCTCTTCGTCATCCTGCTCGTGGTCGTGGTCGGCATCTACAAGCACGGCCTCGGCTGGTTCAAACTCTTCGTGCCTTCGGGCGTGCCGCTGGCCATCCTGCCGTTCATTTCGCTCATTGAAATCATTTCATTCCTGTCGCGCCCGATTTCGCTTGGCCTACGTCTCTTCGGCAACATGCTGGCGGGCCATATCGTGCTGAAGGTGTTTGCGGGCTTCGTCGTGAGCCTCGGCACGCTCGGCGGCCTTGGCATCCTTGGCGCCATCGCGCCGCTCGCCATGGCGGTCGCCCTCACCGCCCTGGAATTCCTCGTGGCCTTCCTGCAGGCCTTCGTCTTCGCCATTCTGACGTGCGTCTATCTCAACGACGCGCTTCACACCCACCACTAA
- a CDS encoding F0F1 ATP synthase subunit C encodes MDPAAAKLIGAGIACIGMGGAGIGVGHIFGNYLAGALRNPAAAGAQFTNALIGAALAEGLGIFSLVVALLLLFVA; translated from the coding sequence ATGGATCCAGCAGCAGCAAAGCTTATCGGCGCCGGTATCGCCTGCATCGGCATGGGTGGCGCCGGCATCGGCGTGGGCCACATCTTCGGCAACTACCTGGCTGGTGCGCTCCGCAACCCGGCTGCCGCTGGTGCCCAGTTCACCAACGCGCTGATCGGTGCCGCACTTGCAGAAGGCCTCGGCATCTTCTCGCTCGTTGTGGCGCTTCTCCTCCTCTTCGTCGCCTAA
- a CDS encoding AtpZ/AtpI family protein yields the protein MAEPRKPKTPQNEADPKLGDLSNRLKDLSDRIAAERTDQAAARQPSNRYDSAKDYSKGYRLASEFVAGVLVGGLLGYGLDYLVGTLPLFLILFLLLGFGAGILNMSRAANRSQPTAEELRKMTPPSADDEEED from the coding sequence ATGGCCGAACCGCGCAAACCCAAGACGCCCCAGAACGAGGCCGACCCGAAGCTGGGTGATCTCTCCAACCGCCTGAAAGACCTGTCGGACCGCATTGCGGCCGAACGGACGGACCAGGCGGCCGCCAGACAGCCCTCGAACCGCTACGACAGCGCCAAGGATTATTCCAAGGGGTACCGCCTGGCGAGTGAGTTTGTGGCCGGCGTGCTGGTGGGTGGCCTTCTGGGCTACGGACTTGATTATCTGGTGGGGACGCTTCCGCTGTTCCTGATCTTGTTTCTGCTCCTCGGCTTCGGTGCCGGTATCCTGAACATGTCGCGTGCCGCGAACAGGAGCCAGCCCACGGCGGAAGAGCTTCGTAAAATGACGCCGCCATCGGCGGATGATGAAGAAGAGGACTGA
- a CDS encoding ATP F0F1 synthase subunit B (Produces ATP from ADP in the presence of a proton gradient across the membrane. Subunit B is part of the membrane proton channel.): MTTLPTVLAAGLALDNTFFAFVALVLFLAIVMWAGAHKTAGKALDDRAAQIAKELDDARRLREEAEALLAEYKQKRLDAEKEAGEIVARAKADAASYAEESKKKLGETIERRTKQAETKIAQAEVAAAKDVRARAADLAVAAAATLLKDGMKGKSGETLVAESIAAVKSRLN, encoded by the coding sequence ATGACCACGCTTCCCACAGTGCTCGCCGCCGGCCTCGCCCTCGACAACACCTTCTTTGCCTTCGTGGCGCTGGTGCTCTTCCTCGCCATCGTCATGTGGGCCGGTGCCCACAAGACCGCCGGCAAGGCGCTGGATGATCGCGCCGCGCAGATCGCCAAGGAACTCGACGACGCGCGCCGCCTGCGTGAAGAGGCCGAAGCCCTGCTTGCCGAATACAAGCAGAAGCGTCTCGATGCGGAAAAGGAAGCAGGCGAGATCGTCGCCCGCGCCAAGGCTGATGCCGCCTCCTACGCCGAAGAATCGAAAAAGAAGCTGGGCGAGACCATCGAGCGCCGCACCAAGCAGGCCGAGACGAAGATCGCCCAGGCCGAAGTTGCCGCCGCCAAGGACGTCCGCGCCCGCGCCGCCGACCTCGCGGTCGCAGCCGCCGCCACGCTGCTCAAAGACGGCATGAAGGGCAAGAGCGGCGAAACCCTCGTCGCCGAGTCCATCGCCGCCGTGAAGTCACGCCTGAACTGA
- a CDS encoding VanW family protein, with the protein MLTPVAKPIKRSALRLALGRFYYVNKRRLSWYVTSTRYASERRNNHLPHMHMQHGTPMLRELSGVDMTLQRNKMASLGVAAACIDGLILKPGETFSFWRMVGKPTARRGFKMGFVLKNGTLAQDIGGGLCQMTNLIYWMTIHTDLEIAERWRHGFDVFPDAGRTQPFASGATCAYNYIDLQIRNPTDDTYQLSLWTKNDWLRGAWRCSAPQHHRFEVFEKNHEIRPEWWGGYTRHNELWRRKRDAVTAEGLGEEFITANHAIMMYEPLLPRPESQPA; encoded by the coding sequence ATGCTCACCCCCGTCGCCAAACCCATCAAGCGCTCGGCGCTCCGCCTTGCCTTGGGTCGCTTTTACTATGTGAACAAGCGCCGCCTCTCCTGGTACGTCACCTCCACGCGCTACGCCAGCGAACGCCGGAACAACCACCTCCCCCACATGCACATGCAGCACGGCACGCCGATGCTGCGTGAACTGTCCGGCGTAGACATGACGTTGCAGCGGAACAAGATGGCGAGTCTGGGCGTCGCCGCTGCCTGCATTGATGGCCTGATCCTCAAGCCTGGCGAAACCTTTTCCTTCTGGCGCATGGTGGGCAAGCCCACGGCGCGGCGCGGCTTCAAGATGGGCTTCGTGCTGAAGAACGGAACATTGGCGCAGGACATCGGCGGCGGCCTCTGCCAGATGACCAACCTCATCTACTGGATGACGATCCACACCGACCTGGAGATTGCCGAACGCTGGCGGCATGGCTTCGATGTCTTTCCTGATGCGGGCCGCACCCAGCCCTTCGCTTCGGGCGCAACGTGCGCCTACAACTACATCGACCTGCAGATCCGAAATCCCACGGATGATACCTACCAGCTCAGCCTCTGGACGAAGAATGACTGGCTGCGCGGTGCCTGGCGCTGCTCGGCACCCCAGCATCACCGCTTCGAGGTGTTCGAGAAGAACCACGAGATTCGCCCCGAATGGTGGGGCGGCTATACCCGGCACAACGAGTTGTGGCGCAGGAAACGCGATGCCGTGACGGCGGAGGGCCTCGGCGAGGAATTCATCACGGCCAACCACGCCATCATGATGTATGAGCCACTTCTCCCCCGCCCGGAAAGTCAGCCCGCATGA
- a CDS encoding LytTR family transcriptional regulator, with translation MGRPAVEQLGQDQQMRIARRGLPPLQALTVTVLLVLGGLLFCDPGYSSYGSSPPAFALYLAFLTTLAAALVELRNIYARYRDSTRNAGDPVSRRDLMAVAAGVVAYTVAAIKMCDLLFQHHARLETWLESSLYIGIVSAIDHLLRERQARTADLASAPQPPARKTMAPSELYYAQAEDHYVKLVFRDRVEHKRARFSDVIAELGDVGLRVHKSFWVHRSAVQSSRRAGRRLMLVLAGGTEIPVGRANERAVLDALPASGSGIRTRADSASA, from the coding sequence ATGGGAAGACCTGCGGTGGAGCAACTCGGACAAGATCAGCAGATGCGTATCGCGCGCCGTGGCCTGCCGCCGTTGCAGGCATTGACGGTCACCGTCTTGCTGGTGCTGGGCGGACTTCTGTTCTGTGATCCGGGCTACAGTTCATACGGGTCGTCACCACCGGCCTTTGCGCTCTATCTGGCATTCCTGACAACCCTTGCCGCGGCGTTGGTAGAACTCCGCAACATCTATGCGCGCTACCGGGATAGTACGCGCAATGCCGGTGATCCGGTCTCAAGGCGGGACCTGATGGCAGTCGCGGCGGGAGTGGTCGCCTACACCGTTGCCGCCATCAAGATGTGCGATCTGCTCTTTCAGCACCACGCACGGCTTGAGACATGGCTGGAGTCCTCTCTCTACATCGGCATTGTTTCCGCAATCGATCACCTGCTCCGCGAACGCCAGGCCAGGACTGCCGATCTCGCGTCAGCGCCACAACCTCCCGCGCGCAAGACCATGGCTCCCTCTGAACTCTATTATGCGCAGGCAGAAGACCATTACGTGAAACTCGTCTTCCGCGATCGCGTGGAGCACAAGAGGGCCCGCTTCAGCGATGTGATTGCCGAATTGGGCGATGTGGGCCTGCGGGTTCACAAGTCCTTCTGGGTCCACCGCAGCGCCGTGCAGTCATCCCGCCGCGCCGGGCGCCGCCTCATGCTCGTGCTGGCGGGCGGCACCGAAATCCCCGTAGGCCGCGCCAACGAACGCGCCGTCCTCGATGCTCTTCCGGCATCCGGCAGCGGGATTCGCACGAGGGCGGACAGCGCTTCCGCCTGA
- a CDS encoding F0F1 ATP synthase subunit B', with product MSQSTSATTVEFQVAEEATTTTEGAAPAGEANGAAPATTEGTEAHGGEHHGVFPPLDSKTFPSQLFWLAIFFAALYVLMSKFALPRVSAILAKRKARIDGDLARAQALKNETEAAVKAYEKALSDARSNANDIARETREAVTRDVDAESHKLDEALGKKVSAAESKIAASKAKALEAVEDIAAESAAEIVAALGGGKVTKAAIAKALKG from the coding sequence ATGTCGCAGAGCACGTCAGCAACCACGGTTGAATTTCAGGTTGCCGAAGAGGCCACCACAACGACGGAAGGTGCTGCCCCCGCGGGCGAGGCCAACGGCGCGGCTCCGGCCACGACCGAAGGCACCGAAGCCCATGGTGGCGAACACCACGGCGTTTTCCCGCCGCTCGACAGCAAGACTTTTCCTTCGCAGTTGTTCTGGTTGGCGATCTTCTTCGCCGCACTTTACGTGCTGATGAGCAAGTTCGCCCTGCCACGCGTCAGTGCCATTCTCGCCAAGCGCAAGGCCCGCATCGACGGCGACCTCGCCCGCGCCCAGGCCCTCAAGAATGAAACGGAAGCCGCGGTGAAGGCCTATGAAAAGGCCCTTTCCGATGCCCGTTCCAACGCCAACGACATCGCCCGCGAAACCCGCGAAGCCGTGACCCGCGACGTGGACGCCGAAAGCCACAAGCTGGACGAAGCCCTCGGCAAGAAGGTTTCAGCCGCCGAATCCAAGATCGCCGCCAGCAAGGCCAAGGCCCTGGAGGCGGTAGAAGATATCGCTGCCGAGTCGGCTGCGGAAATCGTCGCTGCCCTCGGCGGCGGCAAGGTCACCAAGGCGGCCATCGCCAAGGCTCTGAAGGGATAA